The Bombina bombina isolate aBomBom1 chromosome 9, aBomBom1.pri, whole genome shotgun sequence sequence gagtgctaaatatgtacattctttcaattgctGCTTGCAATTGATTATTCCAGTTTGTCCTGATAGTAACTATGGAAATCAGGTCATTCGAATGAATAAGGTATTAATTAATGAAGTGGTACGAACcgcattatataacatatatatacatatatatatatatatatatatatatatatatatatatatatatatgtgtgtgtgtgtgtgtatgtataggtatatatatgtattataccaaaataccatatgcagaaatatgtattgatgaataaatagaattatataacatacatatatatatatatatatatatatatatatatatatatatatatatatatatatagtgtgtgtatatatatatatatatatatatatatatatatatatatatatatatatgtgtgtgtgtgtgtgtatgtataggtatagatatgtattgtatcaaaataccatatgtagaaatatgtattgatgaataaataaaattatataacatatatatatatatatatatatatatatatatatatatatatatatatatatatatatatatatatatagtgtatatatatatatatatatgtgtgtgtgtgtctgtgtgtatgtgtaggtatagatatgtattgtatcaaaataccatatgtagaaatatgtattgatgaataaatagaattatataacatatatatatatatatatatatatatatatatatatatatatatatatatatatatatatatatatatatatatatgtgtgtgtgtgtgtgtctgtgtgtatgtgtaggtatagatatgtactgtATCAAAAtaccatatgtagaaatatgtattgatgaataaatagaattatatatatatatatatatatatatatatatatatatgtgtatgtataggtatagatatgtattgtatcaaaataccatatgtagaaatatgtattgatgaataaatagaattatataacatatatatatatatatatatatatatatatatatatatatatatatatatatatatatatatatatatatatagtgtgtatatatatatatatatatatatatatatatatatatatatatatatatatatatatatatatatatatatatatatatatatatatatgtgtgtgtgtttatgtataggtatagatatgtattgtatcaaaataccatatgtagaaatatgtattgatgaataaatagaacatattcttctttgtaaagaacattTCATGCCGGGTTAGttagcacttgagaatatgagattaTGTTTGCACGAGTTTTTTTggtctattgacttctatgagggaatacgttatcGCGTGtgtaatattctaagttcagctttttacgcgtgttgggttagcgcatgagcagaaatagtttactttcaacttgtaatacgagcacaaaagCTTACTTTTAGTATTTATTGATTATGTTTAAGGGCATTTCATCTCCATTGATTGTTATTTATCATTCACAAATGCCTCTATTACTTTATAGACTTTTAATACCCGTATCACTTTTCGCCTTTGTGTGATGTTGCATATCCTGTGCACATACTGCATTTGGACAAAAGCCATTTCATTACATAGAGACTTGCTATAAAATTGTATTCATTACAAAGCTTGCCTTTGATATTTTGATATGCATCATAAGAAATAATTATTCCTCAATGTCACTAGAGTACCTTTTTACGTTCCCTCCACTGATGCAAGAAACGCACCGTTTGTAGAAACAAACAATTCGGTTTTGTCCCAGTTTGAAGGCCATGCCACCAATAGCTATACCCACAACAAGGTATGCTGATAATAACAAGAAATAGTTAGGGTGTTCCGGCACAATATCCCCAAAACCAATGGTGGTGAGAGttataaagcaaaaataaaaagcatCAGAAAAGACCCAATTTGTTTCCCACAGAGGAAGAATTAGTGCACCGCACATTATATAACCCACCATAATCAATATTATTAATACGATTGGCAATTCCAACTGGCCAAGCTCCTCCCCTATTTTGTCAAAGTCATAAATAGCTGAGTGTGCAGATGGCATAAAATCCAGTTGTGGGCAGGAATGTGACCGCTGAAAACGACAGACTTTCATGGATATTAACCGGTGGCTTTCTTTGTCAATAATATGTTCAAATATGTCAATGTTGCGCATGTGCAAATAATTCCTTTTCACAGAGGTCTGACTTTTTAGAACTTCTGTCAAGTTCAGCGGTTCCTTCACAGACACTCGATTGTCAAGTGTTAATGCTAAACTGGATTTTCTAGAGCTTTGCTTTTTGGAACTGGAATGTCTTTTTGCCAAGTATAATTTTAACTTTTTAACGGCAGCTCTGGAATTGTTATAGGTCTTTGTCAAAAGAGCAGCGAGGAGATCGCCTAGGTCAGTCAAGACAAGCAACATCAGAGGTATACCTATTGCGGCATAGACAATGCAGGCCATTTTCCCTTCAAAAGTCACAGGGAATGTATTGCCATATCCtggaataaaaacatataaaaattagATTGTCTGCAAACAAGCTATATGGGGCAAAAGAAGAAGTGATGATTTAAATCGCGAAACAAATtatattaaagagatattaaaagcCTCTTGTGTTTGTGTACAAATTTTGTTGTGTTTCACACTGgccagagaggccaaaaagcaaaatctctaACCTAGGTTTTCCGAATGCTGCAAATTGCATAATAGACACATGCACAGCCAAATTGCTGTcacaaaaataatatttctttagTTTACATAAAATCCATTCACTGTTACTTCCTGTACAGAAGGGCAGAAGAAGCAAATCTACAAaagattaaacttaaagggatatgaaacagatataaatataaatcaaaGTAAACTAAAATGGAAACAGATTGTAATATGTGTCTCCTAGCAACATTTCAAATGAATATCTGCTCCTTTGCCTTTCTGTAGAGATCACAACCTCCCTGTAGGGTTGTTacgggaagtaatggacactgcacaaattaagttaaaaaataaataaaaggtaaatccTTTTAAAATTGATGAATAACACATATTGCAATGATATCTTTTAAGTATTACCCActcccactgcttagtgttttttttattaaatcaattaAACAGACGGGATTGAAGTAGTAGCTAGCCATACTAGTCAGAAgcacacatatctaaatatatatatatatacacaaatataaatgtatatacagtatatatatatatatatatatatatatatatacagagcagCAAATGaatcaaagcactcactggtcttctgacatCAAAAGTGAAGAATtttattaagtgacgtttcgggacctttagtgtcccttcttctgacaaacacaaGGTGCAAATAAACAGACTTATAAAGGTCTAACAATCCCTCCCCCAAACTAACTCCAATCACAGTAGGACGTGTGCAAAAGTAAAAGACTAAACCATTATACATGCTTCTAAGCCTTAGAGATATTTTTTCACAAAAAAGGTGAACATAAATTTTAACGTATATATAGTGAGAAGTGAACAACAAGTGCTAAGTGATACTGTTAATGTGAACAGATAAATGTGACAAAATAGTGTTAAGGCACTGATCAAACTCCTTAATTCAAGTCCTAAACCGCAAACTGTCCCCTCTGTAATAAATGGAATATTCCACAACAATTGCATTCATTACATAAAACTACCGCCCCTCACTCCTGCTAGGTTTAACAATCACTGTTACCATGGTAGCGGTACTAGCTATCAAACGTAATAATTCAAAAGCTCCAGATTATATCAAGGATCGGTCACAAATATATAACATCCCTCAGTCTGACCTGGCATTCAGTATATATCTGACATCAAATTGTCACGGAGTAAACCGTATACATAAAGCAAGCAACTGCAAGAACCACAACCGTCTCTTGACAATTCATAACAGCAAGACTACACCCGCCCACTTCACACACTAATAGGCTGCCCGGGCCACACCGCCATAACTATTGGTCCGCATAACTTTTTCACAACAAGTGTTCACTTGTCAACCAACATTCACTCTGTCATCGCTTTATTACACCTACGAAAGTAAACATCAGATGCACACCTAGAGAGCTCATCGCACTGTTTTTATGCATCTGCTCAGTTCAAAAAGGCATATATTCTAACCAAACCATAACACATCGTCCGCAATAACCAATACATCAAGTCCTCACTATGGACTACTCGCCGCATCATCACACAAACCAGATACCTTTGAAAACCACCTATGCTTTACCCCTTCACTGATACATAGTTCAGAAAAGCATATATTGTTTCATCATACTGCGTTATTGTGAGTTAGGCCACGCCCCCTGTGTTACATCACAGTCACTACTCTTTATTCATAGGTTAAAAGTCCTACACACCTATGACTCACTAAAACTGGTATAAAAAATAACTGTCAGTTGAATCAACAGTCACTACCATCTTCAACATCTGAAGACTCATCATGTATTCTTTTAGGAAGTTAATGCACCGGGCTCAACCAAAAGTAACAAAATACCATAGTACACTCTGCCAAATTTAACTGTTAATGGTATAGAGACTATATACATGATAACCCAGgtgcgtattaaggcataggccaatgaggccggtgcctagggcagcagatttttaaggggcagcagaattttgagtccctagggccactctactgaactcagggctgggtggctaaatcaaccaattacaaattacttaaatggctggcccggctattgctatcctatgggattgtatgtgggtgcgcatgacgtggtgacagaggcggagctcacttgcgcagcctggcctggactgagagggaatgtggTATTCTTCCTGGATCCaccgcatgtgtgtgtgtgaccagagtgaatgcaagccctggtgaacatctacttaaaaagacattttttttaaaaaaaattttacaccctgccccaaaaatattatgtctaaaaaaaggccttgaacctggggtggggtgggggtggggggggcagcagagttttgagtgcctagggcagcacaaaacctaaatacgcccctgtgaTAACCACAAAATAACTTAAACTAGCTATAATGCAGCCCCAAGTGAATAATGACTACTGCGCTTACTAAATATGATATTAGTGACAGTAGTCTCAAGGAAATATCCACCCAGCAACCAATACAAGTTAAACCACATGTACAGTAGTCCACTTGGCAAACTGTCATCCCTCTAAAAAATTATAAGACAACAATGTCACTGTAATGAGAAGAATAGATCTTCAATTAGTGATCAAAATCCCAAAGGGATAACCACggctcaaaacatatatatatatataaataatactctCTAAGCAAACATGAGACCACCCAAGACACTACGTAGTTAACCTACAATTATGGCAGCGCTTGACAATTACACCTGATAGGGTAATATACTAACACTgcggtcaaataaaaataaatataaaaactaaaaataaatataaaagtaaatataaaagtgGCTTGACCACGTACCTAGCCAAGTCTACACTTATATCAGAGGACGTATGCCGGCTCCCATTATGGATcttgaaattatttcttttatatatttatccTCACATTGCCCTTGACAACTAGGATATTAGTTTAACCCCTATTATCATTGGTCTCTTATTTTGGATATGCATTTGGGGTTCATTATAATATGATTGAACCCGTGCTATTTTTGAAGCAAGGATaggcatatttgtttttaatttgtatttgataTATTgacattttatcttatttttagATACACGTAGTGCCTAGCGCCTTGTACCACGTACCTAGCCAAGTCTACACTTATATCAGAGAACGTATGCCGGCTTAAGGACAACGTTATTAGATCAGGCTCTAATGATAATGTGTCTATGTTAAGTGTATTAGAAGTGCACTACGTGTATcttaaaataagataaaatgtcaatataacaaatacaaattaaaaacaaatatgcctATCCTTGCATCAAAAATAACTTACATACTTATGGGCAGACACCGGCCTTTAGTTTAAAGATATGATTCTACTGTTACCTACTTACCAGCCtttagtttatagatatgattctactgttacctacttaccagcctttagtttatagatatgattctactgttacctacttaccagcctttagtttatagatatgattctactgttacctacttaccagcctttagtttatagatatgattctactgttacctacttaccagcctttagtttatagatatgattctactgctacctacttaccagcctttagtttagagatatgattctactgttacctacttaccagcctttagtttatagatatgattctactgttaactacttaccagcctttagtttatagatatgattctactgttacctacttaccagcctttagtttatagatatgattctactgttacctacttaccagcctttagtttatagatatgattctactgttacctacttaccagcctttagtttatagatatgattctactgttacctacttaccagcctttagtttatagatatgattctactgctacctacttaccagcctttagtttagagatatgattctactgttacctacttaccagcctttagtttatagatatgattctactgtTAACTACTTACCAGCCTTCAGTTTAGAGATATTATTCTACTGTTACCTACTTACCAGCCTTTAGTTTAGAGATATGATTCTACTGTTACCTACTTACCGGCCTTTAGTTTAGAGATATGATTCTACTGTTACCTACTTACCGGCCTTTAGTTTAGAGATATGATTCTACTGTTACCTACTTACCAGCCtttagtttatagatatgattctactgCTGCCTACTTACCGGCCTGCAGTTTATAGATATGATTTTACTGTTGCCTACTTACCGGCCTgcagtttatagatatgattctagTCTTGCCTACTTACCGGCTTgtagtttatagatatgattctactgtTACCTACTTACCAGCCTTTAGTTTATAGATATTATTCTACTCTTGCCTACTTACCAGCCTTTAGTTTATAAATAGGATTCTACTGTTATCTACTTACCAGCCTTcagtttatagatatgattctactcTTTCCTACTTACTTGCCTGCAGTTTATAGATCTTATTTTACTTTTACCTACTTACCAGCCtttagtttatagatatgattctactgtTGCCTACTTACCAGCCTTTAGTTTCTAGATATGATTCTACTCTTGCTTACTTACCGGCCTgcagtttatagatatgattctactgtTACCCACTTACCAGCCTTTAGTTTATAGATACGATTCTACTGCTACCTACTTACCAGCCTTTAGTTTAGAGATATGATTCTACTGTTACCTACTTACCAGCCTTTAGTTTATAGATACGATTCTACTGCTACCTACTTACCAGTCTTTAGTTTAGAGATATGATTCTACTTTTACCTACTTACCGGCCTACAGTTTCTAGATATGATTCTACTCTTGCCTACTTACCGGCCTGTAGTTTCTAGATATGATTCTACTCTTGCCTATTTACCGGCCTGCAGTTTCTAGATATGATTCTACTCTTGCCTACTTACTGGCCTgtagtttatagatatgattctactgttgcctacttaccagcctttaatttatagatatgattctactcTTGCTTACTTACCGGCCTgcagtttatagatatgattctactgtTACCTACTTACCAGCCTTTAGTTTGTAGATACGATTCTACTGCTACCTACTTACCAGCCTTTAGTTTAGAGATATGATTCTACTGTTACCTACTTACCAGCCTTTAGTTTATAGATACGATTCTACTGCTACCTACTTACAAGCCTTTAGTTTAGAGATATGATTCTACTGTTACCTACTTACCAGCCTTTAGTTTATAGATACGATTCTACTGCTACCTACTTACCAGCCTTTAGTTTAGAGATAGGATTCTACTGTTACCAACTTACCGACCTGCAATTTCTAGATATGATTCTACTCTTGCCTACTTACCGGCCTGCAGTTTCTAGATATGATTCTACTCTTGCCTACTTACTGGCCTgtagtttatagatatgattctactcTTGCCTACTTAACGGCCTgcagtttatagatatgattctactcTTGCCTACTAACCAAGCTTTAGTTTATAGATATAATTCTACACTTGCCTTCTTACTGGCCTgcagtttatagatatgattctacttTTGCTTACTTACCGGCCTgcagtttatagatatgattctactgtTACCTACTTACCAGCCTTTAGTTTATAGATACGATTCTACTGCTACCTACTTACCAGCCTTTAGTTTAGAGATATGATTCTACTGTTACCTACTTACCAGCCtttagtttatagatatgattctactgtTACCTACTTACCAGCCTTCAGTTTAGAGATATTATTCTACTGTTACCTACTTACCAGCCTTTAGTTTAGAGATATGATTCTACTGTTACCTATTTACCAGCCTTTAGTGTAGAGATATGATTCTACTGTTACCTACTTACCagcctttagtttatatatatgattctactgttacctacttaccagcctttagtttatagatatgattctactgCTGCCTACTTACCGGCCTGCAGTTTATAGATATGATTTTACTGTTGCCTACTTACCGACCTgcagtttatagatatgattctagTCTTGCCTACTTACCGGTTtttagtttatagatatgattctactgtTACCTACTTACCAGCCTTTAGTTTATAGATATTATTCTACTCTTGCCTACTTACCAGCCTTTAGTTTATAAATATGATTCTACTGTTAACTACTTACCAGCCTTcagtttatagatatgattctactcTTTCCTACTTACTGGCCTGCAGTTTATAGATCTTATTTTACTTTTACCTACTTACCAGCCTTTAttttatagatatgattctactgttgcctacttaccagcctttagtttatagatatgattctactcttgcctacttaccggcctgcagtttatagatatgattctactcTTGCCTACTTACCGGCCTGCAGTTTCTAGATATGATTCCTCTCTTGCCTACTTACCGGCCTgtagtttatagatatgattctactcTTGCCTACTTACCGGCCTGCAGTTTATAAATATGAATCTACTCTTGTCTACTTACCGGCCTGCAGTTTATAGATATTATTTTACTGTTACCTACTTACCAGCCtttagtttatagatatgattctactcTTGCCTACTTACCAGCCTTTAGTTTCTAGATATGATTCTACTCTTGCCTACTTACCGGCCTGTAGTTTCTAGATATGATTCTACTCTTGCCTACTTACCGGCCTgtagtttatagatatgattctactcTTGCCTACTTACCGGCCTGCAGTTTATAAATATGAATCTACTCTTGCCTACTTACCGGCCTgcagtttatagatatgattctacttTTGCCTACTAACCAAGCTTTAGTTTATAGATATAATTCTACACTTGCCTTCTTACTGGCCTgcagtttatagatatgattctactcTTGCTTACTTACCGGCCTGCAGTTTATAGATATTATTCTACTCTTGCCTACTTACCGGACTGCAGTTTATAGATATTATTCTACTCTTGCCTACTTACCagcctttagtttatatatatgattctactgttacctacttaccagcctttagtttatagatatgattctactgttacctacttaccagcctttcgtttatagatatgattctactgttacctacttaccagcctttagtttatagatatgattctactgtTACCTACTTGTCAGCCtttagtttatagatatgattTTACTGTTGCCTACTTACCAGTCTTTAGTTTATAGATCTGATACTACTGTTGCCTACTTACCAGACTTTAGTTTATAGATCTGATACTACTGTTGCCTACTTACCAGCATTTAGTTTATAGATGTGATTCTACTGTTGCCTACTTACCGGCCTGCAGTTTATAGATATGATTTTACTGTTGCCTACTTACCGGCCTGTActttatagatatgattctactgtTAACAACTTACCGGCCTGCAGTTTATAGATCTGATTCTACTCTTTCCTACTTACCGGCCTGCAGTTTATAGATATAATTCTACTCTTGCCTAATTACAGGCCTGCAGATTATAGATAGATTCTACTCTTGCCAACTTACCGGCCTgcagtttatagatatgattctagTCTTGCCTACTTACCGGCCTGCAGTTTATAGATATGATTTTACTCTTACCTACTTACCGGGCAGCAGTTTATATATATGATTCTACTCTTGCCTACTAACTAAGCTTTAGTTTTTAGATATAATTCTACTCTTGCTCACTTACCGGCCTgcagtttatagatatgattctactgttacctacttaccagcctttagtttatagatataattctactgttacctacttaccagcctttagtttatagatatgattctactgtTACCTTACTTACCAGCCTTTAGTTTATAGATATCATATATGATTTTACTGTTACCTACTTACCAGCCtttagtttatagatatgattctactgtTACCTACTTAACagcctttagtttatatatatgattctactgttacctacttatcagcctttagtttatagatatgattTTACTGTTACCTACTTACCAGCCTTTAGTTTCTAGATATGATTCTACTCTTGCCTACTTACCGGCCTGTAGTTTCTAGATATGATTCTACTCTTGCCTACTTACCGGCCTGCAATTTCTAGATATGATTCTACTCTTGCCTACTTACCGGCCTGTAGTTTCTAGATATGATTCTACTCTTGCCTACTTACCGGCCTGTAGTTTCTAGATATGATTCTACTCTTGCCTACTTACCGGCCTGCAGTTTCTAGATATGATTCTACTCTTGCCTACTTACTGGCCT is a genomic window containing:
- the KCNK18 gene encoding potassium channel subfamily K member 18, whose product is MAGPRKPYPKKGSCQRFVRAFWVTFPHGCLVCSLVLYSVVGAFIFTYLEGSRDDISSDFDEFLLNLWNLSQSYCTEKGHNDAQENFKNISRLLIVDNVKGAWLQKPEITWNFLGSLFFCCTVITTVGYGNTFPVTFEGKMACIVYAAIGIPLMLLVLTDLGDLLAALLTKTYNNSRAAVKKLKLYLAKRHSSSKKQSSRKSSLALTLDNRVSVKEPLNLTEVLKSQTSVKRNYLHMRNIDIFEHIIDKESHRLISMKVCRFQRSHSCPQLDFMPSAHSAIYDFDKIGEELGQLELPIVLIILIMVGYIMCGALILPLWETNWVFSDAFYFCFITLTTIGFGDIVPEHPNYFLLLSAYLVVGIAIGGMAFKLGQNRIVCFYKRCVSCISGGNVKRYSSDIEE